A region of Argentina anserina chromosome 5, drPotAnse1.1, whole genome shotgun sequence DNA encodes the following proteins:
- the LOC126794686 gene encoding protein SENSITIVE TO UV 2, producing the protein MDNDEGLDDWESEFIDELIQVEERLVSQSQPPPPPPSPMITYSPPRHLSQLSNAVSSSSALPPRVRSSETGRLKMAASSSAVPRFGPSSCDKDRQIGRLKNELGHVLKRLSDYEQECSELKKERDKKDEQLQFALSRNEKNDGAERNSDCPNMESSAQLHVARCSNHHPSSRDHIGVSTTKDTGVQTNVTTPSSQPIQNDDQHISDNLSKKLLAICGSPNEQELGKNVISNLLIACQTDFHSLSGCIGMNISSKLRMDSAGDKSSCIVALQNVHVSRNPEVAKVSHLYSVLSEVNNGMVKLDALFEPLVDLCSFNNVVIVQASLHILHVFLKHILSLERPVEGRVNVIVEGFVRSPTAYMDSLPFGMDFYAETESKRGNWNNGVADLVSCIDWGLLFELIVQTATRNTEHCIRLQAVSIMNVIVMKSNAFMEREKFGQTLVFEMIAKLLAKETGFEVRRQAVHLLYMLLNCPKILVKFCTSYEEKDAGAMDEDASALTFQKYRMIFQGLADCLAYRGHCLEELTLCRNVVLLLAFLASSGKSGFEILASHKLRQDANFLILILQVLAAQVDETAVNTKQQQQLYKERTLLIREALILLNRLVSNPSYSATVLHVLLTDSRDMASLAINVASRLSWKDQVYEKFDSRPESDIGDLARVFKKRVFSYLGDNIS; encoded by the exons ATGGACAACGACGAGGGTTTAGACGATTGGGAATCGGAATTCATCGATGAGCTCATCCAAGTTGAAGAGCGCCTCGTCTCCCAATCTCagcctcctccgccgccgccgtctCCGATGATTACCTACTCGCCTCCGCGCCACCTCTCCCAGCTCTCCAACGccgtctcctcctcctccgcgcTGCCGCCGCGCGTTCGGAGCTCTGAAACTGGGCGACTGAAG ATGGCTGCTTCTTCTTCGGCAGTGCCTCGCTTTGGACCCTCTAGTTGTGATAAGGACCGCCAAATTGGGCGCTTGAAG AACGAGCTTGGTCATGTCTTGAAGCGGCTTTCAGATTAt GAACAAGAATGCTCCGAATTAAAGAAGGAAAGAGACAAAAAAGATGAACAGCTTCAGTTTGCACTCTCTAGGAATGAAAAGAACGATGGCGCTGAGAGGAACTCTGATTGTCCAAATAT GGAATCTTCTGCACAATTACATGTGGCAAGATGTTCCAATCATCACCCTAGCTCTCGGGATCATATTG GTGTGTCCACCACTAAAGACACAGGTGTTCAAACTAATGTAACCACTCCTTCTTCTCAACCAATACAAAATGATGACCAGCACATTTCTGATAACCTCTCCAAGAAATTGCTTGCTATCTGCGGATCTCCAAATGAACAAGAGTtggggaaaaatgtcatttccaATTTGCTTATAGCATGCCAAACAGATTTTCATTCTCTTTCTGGGTGCATTGGCATGAATATATCCTCCAAACTGAGAATGGACTCTGCAGGAGATAAAAGCTCTTGTATTGTAGCTTTACAGAATGTGCACGTATCTCGTAACCCAGAAGTTGCAAAAGTATCTCATCTTTATTCAGTCTTGTCCGAG GTCAATAATGGAATGGTAAAGTTGGATGCTCTGTTTGAACCACTAGTCGACCTCTGCAGTTTTAACAAT GTTGTCATTGTCCAGGCATCTCTACATATACTACATGTGTTTCTTAAGCACATTCTAAGTTTAGAAAGACCAGTAGAAGGAAG GGTCAATGTCATTGTCGAGGGATTCGTAAGGAGTCCGACAGCTTATATGGACTCTCTTCCGTTTGGAATGGATTTTTATGCTGAAACTGAAAGCAAGAGAGGGAATTGGAATAATGGAGTTGCAGATCTGGTTTCTTGCATAGACTGGGGTTTGCTTTTTGAGTTGATCGTACAAACTGCCACAAGGAATACAGAACACTGCATAAGGCTACAAGCAGTCTCCATTATGAATGTCATTGTAATGAAAAGTAATGCCTTTATGGAGAGGGAAAA GTTTGGCCAGACACTGGTGTTTGAAATGATCGCAAAATTGCTTGCAAAGGAAACTGGTTTTGAGGTGCGAAGACAAGCAGTGCATCTTCTGTATATGCTACTGAATT GTCCTAAAATACTGGTCAAATTCTGTACCAGTTATGAAGAGAAGGATGCTGGTGCTATGGATGAAGATGCTAGTGCTTTGACTTTTCAAAAGTACCGTATGATATTTCAAGGATTGGCAGACTGTCTAGCTTACCGTGGACACTGTCTAGAG GAGTTGACACTTTGCCGAAATGTTGTTCTTCTATTGGCCTTCCTAGCTTCATCTGGAAAATCTGGCTTTGAAATACTTGCGAGTCACAAGCTGCGTCAAGATGcaaattttctaattttaatatTACAAGTTCTGGCAGCACAAGTAGACGAGACAGCAGTTAATACTAAGCAACAACAACAGCTTTATAAAGAAAG GACATTGCTGATACGGGAGGCTCTGATATTGCTCAACAGATTGGTGTCAAACCCTTCATATTCTGCAACTGTCTTGCATGTATTGTTAACAGATAGCAGAGACATGGCCAGCTTAGCCATTAATGTTGCGAGTAGGTTGTCCTGGAAAGACCAAGTATATGAGAAGTTTGATAGCAGGCCGGAATCTGATATTGGTGACCTAGCTAGAGTCTTTAAGAAAAGGGTGTTCTCATATTTAGGTGATAACATATCCTGA
- the LOC126794681 gene encoding disease resistance protein RPM1-like encodes MAESSVKYLLEKLAAIFENDDHLLGVLFGSVREEGVYLRGEFERMKAFLRTADTLLETDQEVEVWVKQVRDVAHEAEDILDEFTLLHEHDHGHGIYGSLRTLGCCIKNVKACYRIASELKAINARIKNISEVHKRLRHKFIKAEQGPGFDSVGNTWQDLRGDALLLDKSDLVGLDEPINQLVRWLFKSSPGRKVVSLAGMGGMGKTTLAKQVYDDLEVKKHFKVCAWITVNRSLKSGEILKDMAQQLFKAMRRQVPQVIVNMDNDQLKTMIKELLQKRRYLIVLDDVWHLYEWHAIQNALPNNRCGSRIMLTTRNSDVASTTRVLSNGKTYELKPLPPLESWDLFCRKAFRQNKCPLHLEDICKDILKRCEGLPLAIVAISGVLATKDKRRIDEWDMVGRTLGAEIEGNDKLKHLRKVLSLSFNDLPYFLKSCFLYLSIFPEGHLIARMRLIRLWVAEGFIEAKEGRTLEEVADDYLHELLNRSLMQVATTTPDGRVKTCRIHDLLREIIISKSRDQNFTTIVKEKSVPAQWSDKIRRLSIHDTLQTVRPNRSVSQLRSLFMFGVRIRPSINALFPSGFRLLNVLDLHSSPLKRFPIVVVDLHFLKYLSLRDTKVKTVPRYIGKLQNLETLDLKHSNVSELPDEILKLQRLRHLLVYKHEYVSYEQFSSKNGFKVTPKIGVLQALQKLCFIEVNQDGGTIIRELGKLTQLRRLGLLKLRKADGKALCSSIEKLSNLHALSIASVKEDEIIDLQHLSSPPLLQRLYMRGRLDAIPHWIPSLPSLVRLSLKWSRLKDDPLISLRHIPNLVQLELCQVFVGDRLCFKADGFRKLKILSLDKFDELKCIHVEMGAMDCLEKLSIQRCKLLEKVPSGIEHLRKLKILEFSDMPVDLMKTIRPDGKDNWRVSHVAEVYSTYWREGGWEVYSIDSMTDGEYCPLPNNDFSHELETRWKSWK; translated from the coding sequence ATGGCAGAGAGTTCAGTTAAATATCTGCTGGAGAAGCTTGCAGCGATCTTTGAAAATGACGACCACTTGTTGGGAGTTCTATTTGGCAGTGTTCGAGAGGAAGGGGTCTATCTCCGAGGAGAATTTGAAAGAATGAAGGCCTTTCTAAGGACTGCAGACACATTACTGGAAACTGATCAGGAAGTTGAAGTCTGGGTCAAGCAAGTCAGAGATGTTGCTCATGAAGCTGAAGATATTCTAGATGAATTTACTTTGCTGCATGAACATGATCATGGCCATGGAATCTATGGTTCTCTACGTACTTTGGGATGCTGtatcaagaatgtcaaagcTTGTTACCGAATTGCTTCCGAGTTAAAAGCCATCAACGCAAGGATCAAAAACATTTCTGAGGTTCATAAGAGACTTCGTCACAAATTCATCAAAGCTGAACAAGGTCCAGGATTTGACAGTGTGGGGAATACATGGCAAGATCTTCGAGGAGATGCCCTTCTCTTAGATAAATCTGATCTTGTGGGCCTTGATGAGCCTATAAATCAGCTGGTGAGGTGGCTGTTTAAGAGTAGTCCTGGGCGGAAAGTGGTCTCATTGGCCGGAATGGGGGGTATGGGGAAGACCACCTTAGCAAAGCAAGTCTATGATGATCTAGAAGTGAAAAAACATTTCAAAGTTTGTGCATGGATCACTGTCAATCGGTCATTGAAGTCTGGAGAAATTCTCAAAGACATGGCTCAACAACTCTTCAAAGCAATGAGGAGACAAGTTCCACAAGTTATCGTAAACATGGACAATGATCAGCTGAAGACAATGATCAAGGAGCTGCTACAGAAGAGGAGGTACCTGATTGTTTTAGATGATGTATGGCACCTGTATGAATGGCATGCTATTCAAAATGCATTGCCTAACAACAGATGTGGGAGCCGAATTATGCTCACTACAAGAAATTCTGATGTGGCCTCCACCACTCGTGTACTCTCTAATGGTAAGACCTATGAGTTAAAGCCCTTACCTCCTCTAGAGTCTTGGGATCTGTTTTGCAGAAAGGCATTTCGGCAGAACAAATGTCCTCTACACTTGGAGGATATATGTAAGGACATCTTAAAAAGGTGCGAAGGTCTTCCCCTTGCAATTGTTGCAATCAGTGGTGTTTTGGCTACAAAAGATAAAAGACGGATTGATGAGTGGGATATGGTTGGTCGCACCCTTGGGGCGGAGATAGAGGGTAATGACAAGCTCAAGCATTTGAGAAAGGTTCTTTCACTCAGTTTCAATGATTTACCTTACTTTCTGAAATCGTGCTTCTTATACCTGAGCATCTTCCCTGAGGGTCATCTAATTGCGCGGATGAGGCTAATCCGGTTATGGGTAGCAGAGGGTTTCATTGAAGCAAAAGAGGGGAGAACACTGGAGGAAGTAGCAGATGACTATCTCCATGAACTCTTGAACAGGAGCCTTATGCAAGTGGCCACAACCACTCCTGATGGAAGGGTCAAAACATGTCGGATCCATGATCTTTTGCGGGAGATCATCATCTCCAAATCAAGAGATCAGAATTTCACAACAATTGTGAAAGAAAAAAGTGTGCCTGCACAGTGGTCAGATAAAATTCGACGCTTATCTATACATGACACGCTGCAAACTGTGCGGCCAAACAGGTCAGTTTCCCAATTACGTTCGTTATTCATGTTTGGGGTCAGAATAAGGCCTTCCATCAATGCATTATTTCCCAGTGGTTTTAGGCTGCTTAATGTGTTGGACTTGCATAGCTCGCCTTTAAAGAGATTTCCTATTGTTGTTGTGGACTTGCATTTCTTGAAATACCTGAGTCTGAGGGATACCAAGGTAAAAACTGTTCCAAGATATATTGGGAAGCTTCAGAATCTAGAAACTCTAGATCTTAAGCATTCCAATGTCAGTGAACTCCCTGATGAGATCCTCAAGCTCCAACGCCTACGCCATCTTTTGGTATACAAGCATGAATATGTATCTTATGAACAGTTTAGTTCAAAGAATGGATTTAAGGTTACCCCAAAAATAGGTGTTTTGCAAGCATTGCAAAAGCTCTGTTTCATTGAGGTGAACCAAGATGGTGGCACGATTATAAGAGAGCTCGGGAAGCTAACTCAACTGCGAAGGTTAGGTCTATTAAAGTTGAGAAAAGCAGATGGAAAGGCTTTGTGCTCATCTATTGAAAAGCTGAGTAATCTTCATGCGTTATCCATAGCTTCAGTGAAAGAAGATGAGATCATTGACCTTCAACAcctttcttctcctcctttgCTTCAGCGGCTCTATATGAGAGGACGTCTGGACGCAATACCTCACTGGATTCCTTCTCTTCCAAGCCTAGTCAGATTGTCTCTGAAATGGAGTAGGCTAAAGGATGATCCACTCATCTCTCTACGACATATTCCCAATCTTGTTCAACTTGAATTATGTCAAGTATTCGTTGGAGACAGATTGTGTTTCAAGGCCGATGGGTTTAGGAAGCTGAAGATCTTAAGCCTGGACAAATTCGATGAACTTAAGTGCATACACGTAGAGATGGGTGCAATGGATTGTCTTGAAAAGCTCAGCATTCAACGGTGTAAGCTTCTGGAGAAGGTGCCATCAGGGATTGAGCATCTGCGTAAGTTGAAAATTCTCGAGTTCTCTGATATGCCAGTGGATCTGATGAAGACAATTCGTCCAGATGGAAAAGATAACTGGAGAGTGTCGCATGTCGCAGAAGTTTACTCAACCTACTGGAGAGAAGGAGGATGGGAGGTGTATTCTATAGACAGCATGACTGACGGGGAGTACTGTCCACTGCCCAACAATGACTTCAGCCACGAACTAGAAACTCGATGGAAATCCTGGAAGTAA